TTGTTTTCAATTAGCCACACGGCGCTTTCGCAGCCTTTGATCTTGTTCTCTTCGGTTTTGTCCTCTGGTGATAGTCTAATCAAGCTTTTGCTTAAGTCGACGAGGGTTTTGAAGGTATCTTCTCTGCTGCGACAAGCTTGCAGCTTAGCTTTGATGCTTGTTTGGTTATTTGAATCAGTCATCTTTTGTTACTCATCATTTAATAAGTCAATGGCTTCAATGAGTACATCACAAAAGCGGTCAGCTTCTTCTAAAGTATTGTAGCAAGCGAAGGAGGCTCGCAATGTCCCTGAAACGCCAAGTTGTGCCATGAGTGGTTGGGCACAGTGGCTGCCAGCTCGAACCGCTATGCCTTGGCTGTCTAGAAAAGCATTGAGATCGAGGGTATGAATATTGGGTACAGATAAAGATACTAAGGTGGCATTTTGTTCAGGAGAATAGATTTCTATGTTGGCGGCTTTTTGTAAGGTTACCCACACATGGTTAGCAAGCTGTTGTTCCCAAGCCAACATAGCCTCTCTGTCTTGTTGAGCAATAAAGTCACAAGCCGTGGCAAGGCCAATAGCCCCTTCCATATGAGGTGTACCTGCTTCAAGTCGATAAGGTAAGACATTAAACTCTGTTGCTTGGTAAGACACCTTTGACACCATTTCTCCACCAGTCTGATAAGGTATTAAGACTTCCAGGGCATGCTGTTTACCATAGAGTACGCCAATGCCTGTTGGACCATACATTTTATGTCCAGAAAACACGTAAAAATCACAATCTAAAGCCACAACATCAACTGGATAATGGGCCACGGCTTGTGCTCCATCGACTAAGGTGAAGGCTCCTTGTTGTTTGGCTTTTTTGATAAGGGTTGTGATGGGCGTATGAACACCAATGGCGTTGGATACTTGAGTGACGGCAAAAATCTTAGTTCGCTCAGTAAAGTAGTGCGCCAGTTCTTCTTGCCATTCGGCATCTGAGGTCAAAGGTAATATACGCAGTCGCGCTCCGGTTCGAAACGCCAGTTGTTGCCAAGGTACTAGATTGGCGTGATGTTCTAAGCTGGTAATGAGTATCTCGTCGCCCGCTTGTATTAAATGCTCTAAGCCATAAGCCACGAGATTAATGGATTCTGTGGTACCTTTGGTCCAAATAATCTGATTCTCTTGCGGGGCATTGATAAATTGCGCCACACGCTGTCGTGCATTTTCAAACTGGTTGGTGGCCTTGTCACTTAAAAAATGTACACCGCGATGGACATTGGCATTGTTGGTTAAGTAATAGTCTTGCATGGTTTGCAGCACGCTCATTGGCTTTTGTGTGGTGGCGGCGTTATCCAAATAGATAAGCGGTTTGTCGTGTACCTGTTGAGCCAAAATAGGAAAGTGTGAACGAAGTGAATGTGGGTCGAAAGCCATAACTGCCTAACATAGGAGATTCATTAAACATACCCGTAAAATTGTACCTTAATTCCTATAAAATTCAGGAAATAATAGACTTTTACTTGCGTTTTTTGCGATCAAAGACAATGATTGATAACAGATAGAAAGCAATATCACTAAAAAGGTACAAAATCGTGGCAGATTTCTTATACAAAGGCGTTGTCGATTGGTTTCTTGAGCAGATGTCACAGGAGGCGTTACGTCCCGGAGACAAGATGCCATCGCTAAGAAGTTTGTCCAAGCAATTGGGCTTTAGTTTGAATACTGTGATTCATGGCTATGAATTGCTGTGTCAAGATGGCTGGATTGAATCACGACCAAAGTCTGGCTATTTTGTTTGTCATCGTAGTGACACCAAACCTGCTTTATTGCTTGCAGGAGAATCTTTACATGCAACGCAACAACAGAGCGCCAAAATTGCTTGGAGCAGCTTGGCTCACCATTGTGCTTTGGTGGATCAAACCAATCTGTTGCAGCAGGCCAATGGTCGACACCTTGATACCAGTCTACCCGTTTTGGGAAAAGGGCACTTGGCAGTACGTGAAGTGGTCAGTGATTATCTTAAAGAAATGGGGATTAAAACCCGTGCCGCGCAACTTTGGTTAGGGCGATCGCCGTTGACCATGCTGACTCAGAGTATTCAGAACTTAACTCAACAAGATGATACTGTCTTATTGCTTACCCCATGTGACCCAAGGTTAGCAGGAACCTTACAGAGTTTAGGGCGTCGTGTGGTAAGCATAACAGCGGGTGATCGCGGTGTGGATTTGGATCTGGCCATTCGCTGTTTAAGAGACGAGCCCATTAAATTGATCATTTTACCCGGTCAGTTTGCTTTTCCTACCGGGCAGTTAATCAGTAATCTTAGTTTACGCCGTTGGTTAGCCATCATAGAAGAAACTCAGTTGCCCGTCATTGAATGGGATTTATGTTCTCACTTAGCACACCGTTCAGCGCCTTTAATGACCTATAAATCCTTGGATCAACACGATCATATTGTCTATATAGGTGGGGTGGAGAGTCATTTTACGGAGCAATCTCTTGCTTGGTGTATTCCGGGACGACATCAAGATAGATTAGATGGCGCTTTTCTAGCGGCTGATATGGCGTTAAATGAAACCCAACAGGCGGCCTTGAGTGACTTACTACAAACCACCAGTAAACGTTGTATATTACGTCGAGGGCGCGAAGTATGGGCGAATGCTGAGCGCATTAAAGCCAAAATCGATCAATTGATGGCTGAGCAAGTAAGTGTGGTAACTAATAAAGGCGGTTTGGCTTTGTGGATGCGTTTAACCAAGCCAGTTACTGCTGAAACAACACCGGCTTTAATGGCCAATTTCCGTCATGCTATGGTGCCGGGGGCTTTACTCAGTCCAGAAACAGATGCCGATTATTGGTTGGCATTGAATGTTACCAGTGAATACGCGGAGCCACTGATAGATGGTTTGGTGGAGTATTTACAAGCAGATCAACAAGCAAAGACCAGTGAAGTCGAAGAGGCTGAGCAAGCGGTTGAAGAGTTGGAAGTTAAAACAGAAACAGAAGAATCTGATAACACAAAATCAGATACAGAAAAAAAAGAGTCCACTAATAACACCTCAGAACCTTTATACAATCCCATGTTGGATTTAATCAATCACGATTTTGGTTAGTATAAAAAAGGTGCTTAAAGTGCCTTTTTTATACTCTCAAGCATGCTGAGAGGATCTTGATAATCAATGGCGATAGGAACCAGCCGATCGCCTTTAATAAGGGCTAAGGAAGGAAAAGAGTTAAGCTGTAAATGACGGGCTTGTGCAATTTCCTCTTCTAACAAAGCTTGCTGAGCAACATGCGCCATGGCCTTTCTAAACCCTTCTGCTTTGAGGCCGATGTGTTCTGCACAGGCTACTAACGTATCCAAATCAGAAGGATTTTTAGCGTTAAGATAATAGGCTTGTTGAATAGCATGGTACATTTCGTCTTCTAAACCAAAATCCCGCGCCACATAGCAGGCTCGACAAGCTGGATAGGTTGAACGTCTTGGTACATTATGTTGCCAAAAGTCAAAATTGAATTCAGTACCTAATTGACGCTGAATAGTGTGCCAAGTGGCTTGTAACTTGATACGCATGTCATCAGGCATAGGCGTATCTGAATCCACAGCTAAGCCACCTAACATTGGTTGTATTAATAATTTATCTTCGTCAATGAGTCCCTGAAGTGCTTTTTGTAGCTTGATCCATGTGGGACGAAATCCCCAACACCAACTACACATAGGGTCATAACAATAAATTAGGGTGGCGGCCATTTTGCTCTCCTCTATAGGCGAACTAGGGTTACGCCAATAAAAAATACAGCAAGATAAATTAGCAAATATGAAGCATAAGCGAAACAAAAAGCGATCATAGATATTTAATCGATGACCGCTTTTTTATCAGACTTATTGTCTTAGACTGAATTAGCCTTTGAGCACTTGAGCAATCGCTTCACATAGCGGAGTCATATTATCGTGGGTCATACCAGCCACGTTAATGCGTCCAGATCCTACAATGTAAATACCAAATTCATTGCGTAATTGTTTGACTTGGTCTGGCGTTAAGCCTGAGAAAGAGAACATACCCTGTTGTTGAGATATAAAGGAAAAGTCCTGTTCAACCCCTTTTGCTCTTAAGGTGTTTACAAACAAACTGCGCATTTCATGAATGCGACTGCGCATTGCGTCCAGTTCACTTTCCCATAAAACATAAAGCTCAGCATCATTTAGAATCTCTGCAACGACTGCAGAACCGTGAGACGGTGGGTTTGAGTAGTTTGTGCGGATACAA
The window above is part of the Marinomonas sp. THO17 genome. Proteins encoded here:
- a CDS encoding cysteine desulfurase is translated as MAFDPHSLRSHFPILAQQVHDKPLIYLDNAATTQKPMSVLQTMQDYYLTNNANVHRGVHFLSDKATNQFENARQRVAQFINAPQENQIIWTKGTTESINLVAYGLEHLIQAGDEILITSLEHHANLVPWQQLAFRTGARLRILPLTSDAEWQEELAHYFTERTKIFAVTQVSNAIGVHTPITTLIKKAKQQGAFTLVDGAQAVAHYPVDVVALDCDFYVFSGHKMYGPTGIGVLYGKQHALEVLIPYQTGGEMVSKVSYQATEFNVLPYRLEAGTPHMEGAIGLATACDFIAQQDREAMLAWEQQLANHVWVTLQKAANIEIYSPEQNATLVSLSVPNIHTLDLNAFLDSQGIAVRAGSHCAQPLMAQLGVSGTLRASFACYNTLEEADRFCDVLIEAIDLLNDE
- a CDS encoding GntR family transcriptional regulator encodes the protein MADFLYKGVVDWFLEQMSQEALRPGDKMPSLRSLSKQLGFSLNTVIHGYELLCQDGWIESRPKSGYFVCHRSDTKPALLLAGESLHATQQQSAKIAWSSLAHHCALVDQTNLLQQANGRHLDTSLPVLGKGHLAVREVVSDYLKEMGIKTRAAQLWLGRSPLTMLTQSIQNLTQQDDTVLLLTPCDPRLAGTLQSLGRRVVSITAGDRGVDLDLAIRCLRDEPIKLIILPGQFAFPTGQLISNLSLRRWLAIIEETQLPVIEWDLCSHLAHRSAPLMTYKSLDQHDHIVYIGGVESHFTEQSLAWCIPGRHQDRLDGAFLAADMALNETQQAALSDLLQTTSKRCILRRGREVWANAERIKAKIDQLMAEQVSVVTNKGGLALWMRLTKPVTAETTPALMANFRHAMVPGALLSPETDADYWLALNVTSEYAEPLIDGLVEYLQADQQAKTSEVEEAEQAVEELEVKTETEESDNTKSDTEKKESTNNTSEPLYNPMLDLINHDFG
- a CDS encoding DsbA family protein, whose product is MAATLIYCYDPMCSWCWGFRPTWIKLQKALQGLIDEDKLLIQPMLGGLAVDSDTPMPDDMRIKLQATWHTIQRQLGTEFNFDFWQHNVPRRSTYPACRACYVARDFGLEDEMYHAIQQAYYLNAKNPSDLDTLVACAEHIGLKAEGFRKAMAHVAQQALLEEEIAQARHLQLNSFPSLALIKGDRLVPIAIDYQDPLSMLESIKKAL